A single Nicotiana tabacum cultivar K326 chromosome 5, ASM71507v2, whole genome shotgun sequence DNA region contains:
- the LOC107761135 gene encoding cytochrome P450 76A2-like: MQWEWSYLFFSTIIFLPVLLLIFPKKKANSSYKLPPGPPGLPIFGNMFELGSLPYKKVAVLKQKYGPILWLKIGPSINSMVVQTAQAAADLFKNHDISFADRCTVDVNQAHNYYQGSMALGQYGSFWRLQRRICTVEMFVNKKINETVSVRGKCVNEMVKWIEKEANVVKKGSGIEVTRFVFLASFNMLGNLIFSKDLADPESEEASDFFNAMKGIMEWSGVPNVSDIFPSLRRFDLQSLRKKMTRDMGKAMEFGSAFLKEREEERIKGGQKRNKDFLDVLLEFEGTGKDEPAKLSQHEIKILVMEMFLAGSETTSSSVEWALTELLRHPEAMAKVKAELSKVVGPNKKFEESDIDNLPYMQGVLKESLRLHPPLPFLIPRSTIQDTKFLGYDIPKGTQVLVNVWAIGRDPECWDDPMSFKPERFLSSNIDVKGQHYELMPFGAGRRMCVGLPLGHRMMHFALGSLLHEFDWELPDGVSPKSINMDESFGVTARKRHSLKVIPKKS; the protein is encoded by the exons ATGCAATGGGAATGGAGCTATCTATTTTTTTCTACAATCATTTTCTTACCAGTTCTTCTACTAATATTTCCCAAGAAAAAGGCTAATTCTTCCTACAAATTACCTCCAGGACCACCTGGATTACCAATTTTTGGTAATATGTTTGAACTTGGATCTCTGCCATACAAAAAAGTTGCAGTTCTAAAACAGAAATATGGTCCTATTTTATGGTTAAAAATAGGTCCTTCTATTAATTCTATGGTAGTTCAAACAGCTCAAGCTGCTGCAGACTTATTCAAAAACCATGATATTTCTTTTGCAGATAGATGTACTGTTGATGTAAATCAGGCACATAATTACTATCAAGGGTCTATGGCTTTAGGCCAATATGGTTCCTTTTGGCGCTTACAAAGGCGAATATGTACTGTTGAAATGTTTGTAAACAAAAAGATAAATGAAACAGTGTCCGTTAGAGGCAAATGTGTAAATGAAATGGTTAAATGGATTGAGAAAGAAGCGAACGTTGTGAAAAAAGGAAGTGGGATTGAGGTAACGCGTTTTGTATTTCTTGCATCGTTTAATATGTTAGGaaatttgattttttcaaaagaTTTGGCGGATCCAGAGTCAGAAGAGGCCTCAGATTTCTTCAATGCTATGAAAGGAATTATGGAATGGTCAGGTGTTCCTAATGTTTCTGATATATTTCCAAGTCTTAGAAGGTTTGATCTACAAAGTTTGAGAAAGAAGATGACGCGAGATATGGGAAAGGCTATGGAATTTGGATCTGCATTTCTTAAGGAACGTGAGGAAGAGCGAATTAAAGGCGGGCAGAAAAGGAATAAAGATTTCTTGGATGTTTTGCTTGAATTTGAAGGCACTGGAAAAGATGAACCAGCTAAGTTATCACAACATGAGATCAAAATATTAGTAATG GAAATGTTTTTAGCCGGTTCAGAGACGACAAGCAGCAGTGTAGAATGGGCATTAACGGAGCTCTTGCGTCACCCTGAAGCAATGGCTAAAGTGAAAGCAGAGTTATCAAAAGTAGTAGGACCAAACAAGAAGTTTGAAGAAAGTGACATTGACAATCTTCCTTATATGCAAGGAGTATTAAAGGAATCGCTTCGTTTACATCCACCTCTCCCTTTCTTGATCCCAAGAAGTACAATTCAAGATACTAAGTTCTTGGGCTATGACATACCAAAAGGTACTCAAGTTTTAGTAAACGTCTGGGCGATTGGAAGAGATCCTGAATGTTGGGACGACCCTATGAGTTTTAAGCCCGAGAGGTTTCTTAGCTCAAACATAGACGTGAAGGGACAGCATTATGAGCTAATGCCGTTTGGTGCTGGGCGAAGAATGTGCGTTGGTTTGCCATTAGGTCATAGGATGATGCATTTTGCTTTGGGATCTTTGCTACACGAATTCGACTGGGAACTTCCTGATGGTGTCTCTCCCAAATCTATTAATATGGATGAAAGTTTTGGGGTTACAGCAAGAAAACGCCACTCTTTGAAAGTAATACCAAAAAAGTCTTGA